The sequence below is a genomic window from Bos javanicus breed banteng chromosome 5, ARS-OSU_banteng_1.0, whole genome shotgun sequence.
CAGCTGGCCCTGGACCCATAATTTGGTGATGACTCCCTCAAGGGATATCCCATGGTCTCCACCACTTAATCCAACAAACAGATGTCAGGAAACTTAATTACAGGGAAGAAGGTAAGTTGGTTAGGGGCTTTTGGGTTCTGACACTTTTGAGTCCCTTACCTCAAATTCAAttgctccctccttcctcttttcaCACTGGTACCCCCACAGCTGGTACTGGTACTCCCCTACCCCTCTGCTTTGGAATTTTCTTCTGACTCCTCTAAAATCTCCTGGCTGGCATTAGGGTCACAGTGCTGCTGTATTTAACTTGGTGCAGAACTGGGGGATGAGATGATGAATGTCCTCAGATGAGGTTTTCAGAGAGGGCAGGTTTGGAAAAAAGAGGTCCCAAGCATAGAGGGAGTGTGTCAGGAAGGACTCGGTGGCCAGCTTACTTCATACTCCACCATGCGCTTGTTGGCCAGGTCAGCTTTGTTCCCTGCCAGGGCAATAACGATGCTAGGACTGGCCTGTCGCTGTAGTTCTTTTACCCATGTCTTCGCTCGGGCGAAGGTTTCCTGGGAAAACACAAGGATGAGAATGGGTAGGCTGGAACAACTGCCAATCTAGGGCTATCACCTTCAGGTCCAATCTCAAAATTCACCTCTTCTAAGCAGCCGTTACTCATTGAAACCATTTGTTTCTGGTAATTCATTACCTCTGTCTTCTCAACACTTGGAAGCGTAATTTGTATTCTTATTTTGCTATTGCAAGAACCAGTTTTCTCTCCCCCACCTAATGTAATTCCTATAAATAAAAGCAAGGACAATCTTCTCAGCCCACTTACCTGATTAGTAATGTCATAAACCACAATGGCAGCTTGGGCACCTCTGTAGTACATGGGGGCCAAGCTATGGTATCGCTCCTGCCCAGCTGTGTCCCAGATCTCAAACTTGACTGTCGTGTCATCTAGACAAACAGACTGGGTAAGGAAGGCCGCtatgaatgagaaaacagaggagaaGTTGGTGTAAGTGGGAGAATGCACTGGAACATCCCACCCTCCTTCAAAATATCTCCACTGTCAGTCTAAGAGCAGTGACTACCCAGGCCGTTCAGCTACAGGAAAGGTTTAGCATTTTCCTTCGGGTCCTGGCACCAGAATTAAGCCTGCTCTTGGCTAAATCCTTCCTGCCAGAAGTCTTTCCAGCTAAGGAATGGGGGCGCCATGGTAAAACTCTGAGGGCTAGAAAGAACCAGCTTTAATACCAGAGTCAACACTCTTCTAACCAAAACAGATTAAGAGATAATGAGAGACAATAAGCATCAGATAAAAGTCACATCAAGAACTGATTAGAAGATTTTAAAGCCTGATGTGAGGTCCCACCATTATATTATTTGGCTGTTAAACTTTTTTGTATCACTTCTGCTGGTCTAAGAATGTATTTCCAAGGTAAGTAATAAAAGTGGAGAAGGAGAAATATGGGGAGTTCTCATATTGAATTAGCACCCTATTTCGGGATAGTGGCAGAGAGAAGGTAGCCAAGGTAAGAAAGggatatttctttatcttttgtatttAGTTCTAACCTCTGCTTTACCAGATGTGTGCATCGAAGATCATCTAAGGAGCTTTTCCAAACATACACGTCTATACTGCCATCAATCTCACCCTCCTTCCGAAACTAATCAGCCAATCTGAGGTAGGGCCCAGCATGCTCCCCAGGAGTTTCAGATGTACACCTTTGATTATGAGCCACTGCCTCAAATCAACCCTGCTCAAGATGACCCTCAACTGAACTTCACTGGGAAGAGGAAAATAGTCTGAGCTTAAaacaaaaagtgtttttttttggtGCTCAAAGGCCAACCTTTCTTCTAGGAAGAGGATGAACAGAGACCTGTTTTGGGGTATTTTGgcaatttttttgtttcataaaagatttccttttcagggAGCTAAGAGGGCCAGTGGCATAATCAGATCCCTAGATCTTCCCTTCAATTGCCCTTCTAAACACTAACTCTCTTCTCTCCCTGAAGTACTTACCTCCAATGGTGCTCTCCTGATACTCGTGGAACTGCCCTTTGACAAAACGTAATACCAGGCTAGATTTCCCCACTGCAGATTCACCCAGCAGGACCAGTTTGAACTGGCATATTTTGCTGGCCTGGGGCTGCCCATTGGGCCTGGCTGTGCTTCTGCTAGTCATGGCTAGATTATCAGAGTGGgaaagggtggagggagggggatgCCACAAAGCGgcagaggggggagggggaggggaggggacgtCCAGGCTTCAACAATTCTGCAAGAAAAAAAGTGGGTAAAATTAAACATAGGGCCATGACAATGGCAatcattttttaagagaaaggacagaatctCCATTTCTTTGCTCCAATAAGGACTTAAGTCTTATAATCACCCACCATTAAAAGCTTACACCACTGAGCGGGTCCCAGGCACCTGGCACTCAGTGGTTAAGAGTGGAcatcaagaaaataagaatagCATTTAAAGTAGAGTGTGCTGCAACAGAAAGACTAAAAACTGCGTGAGAGTAGTCTTTAATCTCCCAACCATTCCCCACCAGGTCTTCAAAGAACAGCAAATCGATCAACTTTTAGTTGgcctaaagaacacccaggtccACCCAAAAGTGCCCCAGATCCCTACTATCTCTTTGGTGTCCTGGTGCTGTCCTTTTTTTACCCCTTTTTGCTAGCcttcaaaatgagaaattcactCTAGGGGTGTAGGTAACAGTCATCCCTGTGAAGAGCAAAGGGATAGTTTCTGGTTCTATATCCTTCATACATGACCATTTCTGAAAACTGACATTTCTGAAAATCAAACCAGGATCCAATTACCAGAAAAATCTATCCTCATTTCTGCTCAAAGGTAACAGAGAAACAGACTACATTCAGTGTTAactctttccctttgtttctgccACCCCTCTGAGTCTGAAAATCTATCAAGTCTGAGTCAGTAGGCTTGATTTACTCTCAACTTGCAGCTCTCTTCTTGATGCCTAGGGATAAGACTACTCTTGGGATAAGACTACTCTCCACACTGAAAAGGCCTAACAGCTATAGCCCTCCAAatcagaggcagagaaagaaggtGTACCTTCTAAACACATGCAGCAATCTCCAGAAGATGGCACAGGAATAAGTCTTCAAGCAATAAATACTTGATGAAAGAATATAACTGAACCACCTTCTCTACCTTATAAGTGGCTAGGAAAGCTGGTGgtacagaggaaagagagagaagttgGGACTTTGAGTGTTCAATCATCCAAACCTGACTCTGAGGGGAAAAGAACTATGAGATTCAAAGAAGTGTTAGCATGATCAGAACATGCAAAACCACCTCACCCCAAAACTAAGCACTGCTTGGACTGTACTTTGTTGGTTCAAATTGatgtttcccttctccaagactgATTCTAGTGACTCCATAAACATCATATTCTGTGACATATATAGTGAAAAAATAATTGCTTTGGGTTAAATGTATCTGCAATATCAGGGTTAAAAATATATCTGCAATATTAGTAAACATGGAAAGGATAGAAAAGCCATAGAGGAAGAAGCATAGAGGAACAAAAGCTGTGGAGTCCAATTCATTGGATTCATTTTAGTTCTGCTTATTAGCTATGAACTTTTGGACAAAATACTAAATCTACCTGtgcatctgtttcctcatctgtaaaatgggataacagTCTATGAGCACCTACTTCAAAAGgtgttgtgaggactaaatgcaataatacatataaagaacataaatatttgacaaaaagTACTATTAAGCTACTAATCATTATTAATATGACATCAAGAAAATTTCTCTTCCTGAGCCTTACCTTCTAcctttataaaatggaaaaaatacctATCTCGTACAATAGCCCTAAGGATTACGTGAAACATGTGTTTAATATAGAGCTAATAAATAGTAAGACAGGTATTATTTAGTGGCCCTGATTCACAGAAATAatcaatttaatatattaaaggaCATCTCAATATTAGTTGTTATCAATATAATCCTAAAGAGCAGCCATCACATGAAGGaggtagaggaaaaaaagagaaaaaaaaaaaagtgtaagagaAAGTTAACAGAGAAATGAGATAGAAATGAGAAAGCCCAGAAAAGTCTCAGCATAGACTAGATTAAGACAGAGGACTGAATAAAATTACTCTGATCTTACTGGGTATTTTGTAGTCCCCCAGGTCAATGAGTCCTAAGAATTCAGATATACATGTGCCACTTTGTGATGAACTTTTCACTGGTTTATGatgaaatgattaaaattaaaatgatacagCAAGTTTTTCACAAAGCtaaatttattcaatttaagaGTATCCTTTATAACATGATTTCTAACTTCTTAGTATCAATTTTCTCTCAAaggtaaatatgtatttattgcatGGATAAGCCTCTAAGACCTatagttcaattttaaaaaaagcaaaacacttggctgattctatttctataaacaaagcaaaattctACAAAGACAAAGGTATGGAAAGATACATACTCATCTTCCCTCTGGGGAGAATGAGACTAAGGAAAATGGTATGTAAAGAACTCAGATATTTTCATGCTACATAaatctttcttttattaacaggaaatatataaagtttcctacataacttttttttaaaataaataatggtgTTGCTAGTCAGTAGTaagctttttaaatatacttatgTGGAAAAACAGAAACCCTTAAATTTGTTTGTTAAATCCAAAATTCTGGGAACCAGTACTGCAACTGCAAGAATTAGTATTAATTAGCTTCTTAACTACTAGTCACAGTTCTTTAGCTCTTTTCATCCTCAAACCTTTAAAGGAGTGTTTTTATTGTGTAAGCCAAGTAGTGATCTTGAAATTGCTTGGTGGATCATgatcagtatattaaaaaaaaaaaaaaagaaagaaattaccaTGTGGCATGCAAATAATAAGCACAAGAATCATTTTGTGAAAATGCTTCTTCACCTGTGGTTGTATGTACACACACTGAATTTTGatgtaaaaaaactttttttttttgagccatgatcaaaaaaaaaaaattcaacaaacattgCTTTGGAGAGGCCTGCCACTGAAGATGGGTTAGTAGGAAGTCTAATCTCTGGCTGGCCTACAAAAGCACTTCCAGGTGAAATTAAGATGAGGGCTGAATATAGCTCTCCAGGGGTCAGAGGTTTTCTAATCCTGCCACTAAAGTTATGGAGCAATTAGGAAAATGGAATGCTAAAGTCAACAGAGGCAGTCCTGTGCAGTGGTAAGGGCTCTGGAATCAGGCAAGCCTTAGTTTTTTCTCTGCTTTGTCAATTAACCCACTGTGATCCTAGGCCACTCACTCCTTTTACCTTTCTTAGCTTCAGCTTCCTTATCTATGAGGATCTGGGGGTGGAGTAAGAAGGATAATAGGGGAAAATAGTAAAAGGCAGAATTTGAATTCAAAGTTCTGGGTACCTTTAAGAAATATGTTTCTTTATACAGTTTCTCAGCATCTGtgaggattatttttaaaaatatatttatgtaatacTTCATATACATTGTTTCACAGGTAAAGAGGATAGGCCATTATAACTCTACACTTGAAAACAGATGAAAtgatagggagaaaaaaaaaacctacagatGATAAGCTGATTAAGTTTCCTTTAGGTTGATACACATATACTATACTCTTAAGAAACAACAGGAAAAGTGACTAGATTCTTTGACTTACTTCCTCACATTTCAAAGCAACTGATCCAAGGGGCAGAACACTAAGTTAGAGTGAACTGAATTCTCATTTGCAGACACATCTTTCTAGGCCTGGGAAAACAGTAGGAGTTGGAAGTGTGAAGATAGGAAAcagtagggaattccctggcggtccagtggttaagactccatgctttcattgccgtggcctgggttcaatccctggtcagggacctgcAAGTGGCATGGCGTggccaggaaaataaaaaaaggtaGGAAACAGTCACAGACACTTGGGTCGAAAAGCCCCTCGTCACTGACCCCAACAGATGGTAAGTCAAGCCAGAGTCAATAAGCAAACTTTCTTGAACTGTCAGAGATTAGTAACTACTGGGTTAGGAAAGACtaactcccactccagtatttcagcTCAAGACTGTGTCCTATCTCCTCTGTTCACGGTAATTGACAAGCTGCCCATCTCTGTGCCTTCATCTTTAATCCCAGCTTGTTAATAAGAGTATCACATTTTCTATGCAACAGCTAGACTCTTGAAAGATCAGGGGTACAGAAATGGAATAATACACATAAGATTCAATTGATTTCTCCCCTATTCTGGTGATGATTTTTTTGGCTGACAATTGACAGTGGGCAAACAAGCTATCCGAAGGCAAAAAACTAAACACAGCCAACCAGTCAGGTGGTGTGATGACTATTACCTTCAAACCTGAGGCAAGAAAGGGAGGAGATTTTTCTTCCCTTCAGCCCTTTCAGTTCAGATGAGAATGACTTAACTTCCCTCAGAATTCCAGCTTCACAAGAATGGCTTATCAAATGGCTAAGGCTTGACTCTGTCATCAGTCCACTGGGGAAGGGGAACGTGGAGAATGAGGGGCAAGTTCTTTAGTGTAGGTAGCTCTCCCAGCAGAGGAAAATATGAACAGGAAAGCTttctaagggacttccctggcggtccagtggttaaactcTGAGATTTCACTGCAAGGCGggcaagagtttgatccctggttggggaaccaagatcccacaagcagcatggcaaaaaaaacaaacaaacaagcaaaccaacACAAAGGGTTGTTAGCAGCTTAGCCTGCTGATGCCTAGTAGGGCAGGACTCCATTCCTCAGATCCCTTCCCACTTGGTAACTTTGAGTTCCTATGTCAATTACATATgatgtgtatgttagtcactcagtagtctctttgtgaccccgtggactgtagcctgccaggctcctttgtccatgtccatggaattctccaggcaagaatactggagtaggttgccatttccttttccatgggatcttcccaacccagtgattgaacctgggtctcctgtactgcaggcagattctttaccatttgagccaccagggaagcccaactacatATAATGGATGCCTCCAGAAGTCTGTCATCTATCAATAGAGACTGAGTTTCAGATAAAGAGCCACTGGAGTCTAGCTCCCTCCCTTATGTTAGCCGTATACATTCAGTTTTGCAGATTAGAGGCAGTTTAGAGGTCATCTAGTCCAATCTGTACTttacagtgaggaaactgaggcaaataAAATCAACCAACTTGCCCATACAGCCAGCTATCACACAACAGATTAGTAGCAAATATCCTTCTAGCAAGTACTCCTAGTAAGGCACTCTTGCTCCTATAATACCACTATACCACTTAAGGAAGCAGGAGATGCTGAACTCTGAACTGAAATTCAAAGAAAGTACCAGGACAGGAACAAGAGCTTAGACTGGATAGTTTCTGCCTCTATACAGTTTGGGTAAGTACTTCCTTTGGGACTGAAAACAAGTTAGGAAGCCCCAGGCCTTCCCTGGGAACTAGAATCTAGTCCCATATCCTTCTGATAGAAGCAATCATTTATTACTATGCTTCTCTAAAAGGTCTTGACCAACCCCTGCCAGGAGAGCTGAAATAGGAGCAATTCAATGGCGGGCACTAGGGAAAGAAGTGGTAATTTCTGCAGAATTCAATGGGCCGTGGGATTAATGTGAGATTTACTGAATAGAAAGACAGCACAGAAGCTAGTAAGTGTCTTCAACTCTCCAACTTTGTTTAGACCCCAAGTTACCAAAATCTTAAATTGAATTTCACTACTTGGCTCATTGCACTGATCCAATGTTAACCAATGAGTCATGGGCTTAAAAGAGTTTTTCTACTTCCCCTTACCCTCTCCCTGCTGTGCAGTAGCtccagtcatgtttgactctgtgtagcctaccaggtttctttgtccatgggatttcccaggcaagaatactgcagtgcgttgccagttccttctccaatcctcTCCCTTATATTTCCCCAAAAGCAAAAAAGCACACTTAATCTCTTATCAGCATGGTACTGCAAAGTCCCTCATATTGACCTAGGAAAGACTGGAATGCCTTTCTCCACTTTGTCTGCCTAGCAAATGCCTAATGTATCTTTTAAGGACAAACTCAAATGTCACATTCTCTGTGAAATTGTGTAATTACCCTCTCACCCCAAGAGAATTCACCATTGCTTCCTCTGGAATCCCATAGTATTAAGACTAcattcttgggaattccctggtggtcctgtggttaggattCAGGGCCTTCACGGCCTggggccaggttcaatctctggttggggaactaagatcccacaagccatgtggcctggtcaaaaaataaaaaagactgcaTTCTTATCACAACATTTACTACATTATTTAAGTGTATCTGTCTGCTCTGCTAAACTAAGAACTTCTCAAAAAGAGTGACTATTTATGTCATTTTCAATCTCCAGAGCAAAACACAATGTCGGGGTTCCTagttcaggcctccctgtccatcaccaactcccggagttcactcaaactcacgtccatcaagtcggtgatgccatccagccatctcattttctgtcgtcccctAGTAGGTATTCATTAATGTCAAAGCAATCCTGCTTGCTTCCTCCATCTACTCCTCCCCTTCTGGACAGAATCTTATTTCCATTTGGGAACGTTTTTAATAGGCCAAATTGCTCTCTCGCCTGTTTGTCATCTCCCCTGGATAGAGGGCCCTCTTGGGACCCAGCCCACAAGGTACTGTTGCAACTCACATGGGCTAACTGCTTTTCCTGTCACCCGTTACTTTACTATGCTTCAGATGGCCTAATCACACCAAATATGCAGCCCTCCCACTGTAACACTGAGGCAACTATGgttaaaaacaaagttttctgAATCTTCAGTTAATGTTAAGTGCTAAAAAAAACTCTGGTTCAATATCTCCATTAATTCTTAAACTTAAGAAacacaagtttaaaaaaaggaaaaataaaaaatcatacatCTGAAAAGGTTTCTGCCCCTCAACAGAAACTACAACCTGACCTAGAATATGCACACTTTGCTCACCTGGGTGGCTCCTTACTCAGCTCAGTTACTGTTCAGTCAATGACTAAATCTTTCCTAAAACACTCTTTTGGGAAGTGGGAGTGTATTGTATAGGGTTTTAAGGTATCCCTCCTCCAACCAGGCTGTTGCATTTCCTtaatttaaatacactgtctCACACTTTGGTTATTACTTACCAATCTGAAATGCCATAGGATTAGGGAGCAGGCACTTGCTTCtcatacctatgtcccctcctaAGTCAAATTCGTATCAGTGAGCACAAACAAGCAAACTGTAAAAGAGCAATCCTTGCTCCTGGGCAAAAAGAAGGGATGAGGTATGACTTCAAGAGCAATGGGAAACTCCTcttctccaaatatatttttgtaactCCAGATCTATGTTTGAAATTCTATACTGATAATTTCCATTCTTTAACTCCCTCTTTAAAAAGCAAGAACTCTTGGGAGGATTAATACTTTAAATGACTATTCGTTATTTACACCCTAATGTGGAGCAATTTTAGACCATTTTTCTTGAAAGTAGGCTTTGATTAAGGGGAAGGTAGAAAAGATAAGAAGAGATGTATagaagtgacaaaaaaaaaaaaaaagggacaggaTACCATCAggatgtaggaaatggcaaagcctAGTGAGgatttaaaacacatacacatctaCACAATTTTCTCTAGGACTGGCTTtgtagaagagaaaacaaaagcttcTGGAGGGACAACAATCAAGGTTTCCAAGGGCACTGTACAAAGGCTGGGCACATCACAGGGCTTCTAAAGCCAGTAAGGACAAATTCAATTAATAAGGTGGTGTAAAAAAGTGTCCCAGTTGTGTTGAGGTTTAGAGGAAAACCAATTTCAAAGCCAGAAAAATTTGGAAGCTTCTCATATCACtagagaaagacagacacaaaGGGCCTTTAGAAGAACCACCATCTTCTTTGGGGATAATGAAGGGAGAGTCATATAATTTGAACATGCAGAGACCATGAACCACAGGACAGAAATCTCAAATTCCTCACTTTAGCAAAGATGCCAATAATTTTCCCAAACAAAATgattcactttaacttttctttcCTGCCCATAAAAGAGAAAGACGTTTTGGCCACCTATTTGGGCATTTCCTTAGGATACCCGGGAAGATCCTCttgaagaggcttccctggtggctccagacggtaaagtgtctgcccgcaatgcgggagacctgggtttgattcctggatcgggaagatcccctggagaaggaaatggcaatccactccagcactcttgcctggaaaatcccatgg
It includes:
- the RAB5B gene encoding ras-related protein Rab-5B, with amino-acid sequence MTSRSTARPNGQPQASKICQFKLVLLGESAVGKSSLVLRFVKGQFHEYQESTIGAAFLTQSVCLDDTTVKFEIWDTAGQERYHSLAPMYYRGAQAAIVVYDITNQETFARAKTWVKELQRQASPSIVIALAGNKADLANKRMVEYEEAQAYADDNSLLFMETSAKTAMNVNDLFLAIAKKLPKSEPQNLGGAAGRTRGVDLHEQSQQNKSQCCSN